The genomic stretch GAAGTGTGTCTCCCTCTTGATTGAATTGAtttaaattttactaatttacTATAGTAAAATTGGCAAGATTTTAGTATGTAATGattataaatgcataagaaaCAATGCAAATGTATTGTTACTAATTTAACCAAAGAATCATCCCTCTTACCCTGGAACACAACACTGtaaccatgattttacttcactctgttcacaaaacacatcactgttatcatgattttacttcactcttgttcacaaaacacatcactcttactatgattttacttcactcttgttcacaaaacacatcgctcttatcatgattttacttcactcttgttcacaaaacacatcactcttatcatgattttacttcactcttgtttacaaaacacatcactcttatcatgattttacttcactcttgtttacgaaacacatcactcttatcatgattttacttcactcttgttcacaaaacacatcactcttatcatgattttacttcacacttgttcacaaaacacatcactcttatcatgattttacttcactcttgttcacaaaacacatcacttttatcatgattttacttcactcttgttcacaaaacacatcactcttatcatgattttacttcattcttgtttacgaaacacatcactcttatcatgattttacttcactcttgtttacgaaacacatcactcttatcatgattttacttcactcttgttcacaaaacacatcacttttagcatgattttacttcattgttgttaacaaaatacatcactattagctctaagggaaataaataaacaaatgcCATCTTGTATATCAATAATGCTGATCGTAAAAAAAGCCATAAATAGATCCTTTCAAACATTAAAATAACCTTCTACAAATAGGACGTCATGTCAACATAAAAAATTCTCCTTAGTCCTTATATCTGAAAAGATTATGAATCTCCATAAAGCTTGTTTGATGGACAATGGATCTAGAAATTCATCTTTCTTCAACAAATTCATCTTTGACAACTACAAGAGATGAAATCCAAAAGAGAATTTCTAGGACCTGTGTGTAGTCGACATTAATGAATGAATGCATATAAATAAGACAGTGAATGATTAGAAGAGCAGCCCCTCCTCTCCGCCGCCGACCAATGTGAGACGCCAGCCTACGGCGAGGAAGAAGGTGCGCCTAATCGGCGATCTCTGTTCTGGAACAAAGCGATCCACTACTACATCTCGTACGACGCTCTCTCCGCAAACAGGATCCCTAGCCCGCCGCGCTCCGGCCGCTCCTACTCTCGCGGCTGCTCCGCCATCACCCCCGCACCATAGAAAAGCATAAAAGTTTGTGTTGATAGTTTTGTATGTGCAATGGCCATTATACCCCCTCTTTGTTATTGTGAAGTAAATTAGTGATaggggaactaatttctcctttaaattcaaaaattacatgtattaatactagcccttgatttttttgatcttgtggctatgatttattctctagttatttggttaaggtgTGTTtcccatagatcactaccctatatatatatatatatatatatatatatatatttcaatcCTTTTTTGACGGAGTGGTTCACTTTTCCGTTATAAAATAACAcatcatatattaattatttgaatatattccacctaatattctaattggaaaatataaatataactaaatataaaaaaagataaaaacgaaaacgaaaaaatataactaaaaaattccaaacaacaaattaacaatttaaaattctttaattttatttttcaatagaTTCCGTCGGATAAATTATGAACCTTGGAGCATTAGTTGATTGGGCATAATTATTTTTGGAGCTAAACAGTTATGAGGGTGGTCACCCCAATCTCGAGAAACAATTTGCAATTAGAAGTGATGATGAAATAAAAGGTAAGAGCATCTCCTATGGCGCCCCtccggtaggacgtccggtcggacaccgggaagggcgacgggacgtccgccgttgggaggtcggaggtcggatacggacgtcccgtgaggacgtcgggtgtcctcggacatcccggcgacgggcgggcggacgtccgccactgtggcttcaactcggacgtccggtcggacgtcccgtttttattatttttttttttttgaaactctatatatacggctcgttgaatttgcggaacatgattgtcgaaaatgaagctgcggaactgactcagtggaccaatgaagatgatacgggtgcaggtccaagtcacggcgtggccaccgcgaatgtgaattgggggtacctcatggagaggtcgagcggctgcgtgcatttgccgacatgcggcaaacagatgcccatattcgacttcagcaggatattatcgaagaggtttggactcggaggggttgacgtgataatgtatgaattttttttttattagtgtgtaatttttttttcgaatcatgtatgttttttccgataaagtttttaatttttcccgttcgtattctcggtcaaattttatttccgtaaacgtaaattgttttatttgtgaatttatgattttttttattgcgggatgtcctagtgagaagggcgatgggaagggcggatatgcatgggatgtcctagtgatgtagcagtggggtgggatgtcctagtgacgtggcaggaggtgtttttgggatgtcctagtggatgtccgcccactggagatgctctaagttgCATTAAAAATTGGTAGTGATATTGCGCAATATCTACCTTGGAAAGAGAGCTAATTAATGTAAAAGTAGGTGGGGCAGTCAATATTTCTGGTAAACTATCAAATTATTGAACAAGGACACATATACGTATACAATACATGAAGGTGTAACATTTTGGGTCGGTAAACTATCAAATTTTTGAACAAAGACACATATATGGCATataatacatcaatttattaaaaccaaaatttttccTAAATTGTCTTACTATTAGCAatatgaaaatggaaaaaataatgGTTATGCATTAATTCGAAAAAACAAAGATTATTCTAGTCAGGATTGCTTTATTACTATTCAAGAtcccaaaatattttctatttttatgatttttcttgatttccgattcaactttattttgtcTGCACCGCGTAGAGAAATGTTAACCAAGTTTTGCCCCATTCCACCAACCCAAGTACAATCCCTCAATGCGCCTGGTACAACTCACATATTATATTACAGTATTTTCTGGTATTTATGAATTTACAACTCACCTACCGCGAGAATACAGCAGACAACCGTCGATCGAGCCCCCGGCAGTCAGCTGGCAACATCTTAAGGCCTCTAGGTGGGTCCCGGACAGtgtatatttttattctttgatttttaattatcaTGTGAATGAGCGATTCCATTGGATTCGGATCTATAAATACACTTGCCTCATTTCAGTCTCTCACTACGCTGCTTCTCTCATCCTTCCTCATATCAATCTGCAGATCTCGGCCTCTTCTTTTGCCAGAAGGTACGCACAATGattgctttttttttctaattctgTGTTAGATTTGGCAATCATGCTTTGTTATTGTTGTATATCTAGTGTTTCGCTTTCATTTTTGTGTTATACCGATCTCTgaaatttatgcaactttaatGTCGGCAGCTATATTGTTTTCGATGATGAATGTGCTGCAATACCTTTTCGTTTACCGAATCGAAGATTTTTAATTGCAATTGTGATGGTGGATGTTGATATTTGAACTGTATTGTAAGTTAGATTCAGATCTTGTTCATCATTAAGAGAATGCTGTGGCTATCAGCTTAAGATCTGTTTTTTTTATTCTGTACATCATTCggaaaattatttattgatCCATAATTCGGAAATTGTTTACTTAATATAGAACTTCTAGATCTGCTAGATCTGCCTTTCAAAAGTTCTTAATGTTCCTATACATGAATTAGTCTGTACCATTTACTCCGGTAACTTTGGAGTTGGAAGAAAAATATAAGTTGATTCTACTATAGCTACTTGCTGTTTATTCATTTTGTGATAGTCAACTTAAATTTTGTTGCACCTTTATAGGGGTAGCTTTTTAGGTTGGCGCCTATATAGTTACTTAACTGTCatttaaattattgaattttttgcATATGCTAGAATCTATAACTGACGCATCGCTGATCGTGATTTCCAGATCCGATATGGATACCTTCCTGTTCACCTCAGAGTCTGTCAATGAAGGACACCCTGACAAGCTCTGCGATCAAGTCTCGGATGCCATTCTTGATGCTTGCCTAGAACAGGACCCCGAGAGCAAAGTCGCTTGTGAGACTTGCACGAAAACCAACATGGTCATGGTCTTTGGTGAGATCACAACCAAGGCTACGGTTGACTATGAAAAGATAGTTCGTGATACCTGCAGAGGGATCGGGTTCACATCACCAGATGTTGGCCTCGATGCTGATAACTGCAAGGTCCTTGTCAACATTGAGCAACAGAGCCCTGATATTGCCCAAGGAGTTCACGGTCACCTCACCAAGAAACCTGAAGAGATTGGAGCTGGTGACCAAGGGCACATGTTCGGCTATGCCACTGATGAAACACCAGAGCTGATGCCGCTCACTCACGTCCTTGCGACCAAGCTCGGGGCCAAACTCACGGAAGTGAGGAAGAACAAGACCTGTGCTTGGTTGAGACCTGATGGCAAGACACAAGTTACTGTTGAGTACAGAAACGAAGGAGGTGCCATGGTTCCTATTAGAGTTCACACAGTCCTCATCTCTACCCAGCATGATGAGACTGTTACAAATGATCAGATTGCAGCTGACTTGAAGGAGCATGTCATCAAGCCCGTGATTCCTGAACAGTATCTTGATGACAAGACCATCTTCCATCTCAACCCATCTGGCCGGTTCGTGATTGGTGGTCCCCATGGAGATGCTGGTCTTACGGGTAGGAAGATCATTATTGACACCTACGGTGGGTGGGGTGCTCATGGTGGTGGTGCTTTCTCTGGCAAAGATCCAACCAAGGTGGACAGAAGTGGAGCATACATTGTGAGGCAAGCAGCTAAGAGTATCGTGGCATCTGGTCTTGCCCGTAGATGCATTGTGCAAGTGTCGTATGCTATTGGAGTAGCAGAGCCACTGTCTGTGTTTGTTGATACATACAAGACGGGGACAATCCCAGACAAGGATATTCTGAGCCTTATCAAGGAGAACTTCGACTTCAGGCCAGGAATGATGGCCATCAACCTAGACTTGCTGAGAGGAGGAAACTTCAGGTACCAGAAGACTGCTGCTTATGGTCACTTTGGCCGCGATGATCCCGACTTCACCTGGGAGACTGTCAAGGTCCTCAAGCCTAAAGCTTGAATTATTTGAGCTCGTTGCTGCAGTCCAATAACAAGCTTGGATTGATATATCAAAATACTACGGCCTATATTTTTCAGGACTCCCAGATGCTGTActagtgttattttgtgtgtttcaAATGTGGGAGCCtgctctattttttattttgtggttGTACTTTCCTTCCTTTTTTTCAATTACCTTGCCCTGTTTTGTGCTACCAAAAGTTTCCTCTTAACCATTTTTATCAAGACGTTTCACATTCTGGATACTGAGATTGAATATTACTGTAATTCATTTTATGATTTATCTAATCCTTTTTACCTATAATTACTCAGAAATTAATATTATAGTAACATTGGTGCAGTGTGGGGTTCTTCATTAATACATCGCATGTCCCTCCATTCAAATGCATGTTAACTAGAGGCTTTTATTGGATGCAATCAATTCATGAAATTTGTTTCCTTGTGATACTACAGTGAGCCATCATTCATCATGTTCATATTTCAATTCCTTTCCCTTTCAATCAGGACTCCACTCCTCGTCCTCGTCTCATCTGTTCGGCATCTTTCCTTATAGTCCTTTACCACAGTCTTGACAAATCGAAGCAGGTTTTCAAGTACTGTATAGCAATCCAGTTCAGTCGATTTCAGAAAAGGCGCCATGATGGAACTTCTTACGTAATGCTGCTATAGCAGCACTGCTTCTAGCTTTATCCTGCAAATTGTTCGACATGTTATGCAACCTCATTATACGTATGTTGTTGAAATATTGTAAACAGTCATACCTTCCCTTTGAAGGTAACGACTACAGGGCCGCTTCTCGATTCCCTATAGCCACCTTCACGTACCAATGAAACAAGACATAATTAAGTTTGATGGAAGATCAGATCAACCAAGTGATCCATTATCAGAATAATCTTACCAATGACTAGATCAGGAAACTCCATACAAATTTCCGACAGAGGTTCAGCAATTTCCACCTGCATCACGGATGATTACGACGTTGTATCATCAGACATAATTTAGGAAGATATCTTCTTCTACCTATTTAGTGGAAGATTATTCAATGCGTACTCATAATATTACCCAGATTCAACCACGAATGTAAGTCATGACCATGGAATTTGTCCATTGACTAAAATGCAAGGTTTGACAAACCGAAGAATaataacatactccctccgtccataaaaaatagatcacatttgtcatttttggttgtccacgaaaaaaTAAACCAAGTTTGAAAAATGACCCCACATTTGCTACCTAACacaattaaacactactaataatatagaCCTCACATCCCACTAACAccacttttctcttactttttttcattctctcttactttaccaatctTCAATAAAACCCGTGCCATTCACAATGTGGTCTATTTGTcgtggacggaaggagtataagtAAATAGGCTCATAGAGACTCACATCAGAAAGCATCGTCGCTAATCTCTTTGACACAAATGGTCCCGTCATTTGCAAATACCCACAGGATCTCATTAATTCAATCAAGCAATCCCACTCCTGCTCCAGCTCTTTAACATTTGTTGCATTAAGAATGATCACATTTTGGCACTTGATCTATTAAATAGAGATGGAAACAGAATTATATAGATCCATCTTCAGATACCCAAATAAAGACAAGTGATTTCCAAGCAATAATGGGTTAACATGCTTAATAGTTACTAGTCTCTAAATGAAAAGATTTTCCGTTGCTCTCTCATGAGGCAAATATCTTAAAGCAGTCAGCATTACGCCTCAAACACTCTTATCAAAAACTTTGTAATTGGtatgaaatatgaatataaGGGCCAAAACTGCAGGAGATGAGATTAACTTACCAAAGGCAAACTCAGATTTTCATGATGCAACAGCTCAGTGATTCCTTCAGGCAACTTAGCCATCTGGTAATTGGAAACAGACAAGATAAACTGTCAACAAGAAATTCAATATACTTATGCTATGTGACATCAATGATTCAATGGAGTAACTCTCTTTAGgggtgtttttattttaattttttttataaaaaagagTAACCCTCTTTTCTCAAAAATTAGTTCTCTGAAACTTAAAAACTGCAAGAGAAGGTTTGATAGTTATTCACTAATGTACTATAATCATCCTTGACTGTATTGTTTAAACCTCTAATTTGGATTAATGCCAAGTTCTTTAAATGCTCCAGTCCTAGTCTCTGAACCAACTTCTCCTTCACATATACTTTTGACCCTTCTTATCATTTACAGAAGATGATGTCCAGAATTAATCCCACTTCACTTCACACTCACTTCTTATGCAAACCTAATAAATGAACTAAGATGTTACATCTTCAACGTAGTAGGTTGTGCTGACATGTTTGTATAAGAAAAATTTTATGCTAGTTCTAGCAGGTAGTGGATAAGGTTTTCTACTGAGTAAATTCACATTCATCCAGGTATAAATTTGCTTATCCATATAGTCCCACTATTTCTAGCAATATTTCATCATGAAATGAAATCATTAACTACACTTAAATTGTACATTAAGTTACCTCATTCCTCTCAACTGTGCACTTTTCCCCTATAAGATTCTGTAGGCATTCTTCAAATTCTTTTTCAAGGGCCTTTGGAGAAAGAAGAGCAGTAATAAGCGTATGGGGCAGTGAAGGTAACAGCCAATTATTAATCTCTACAAAGGCATCTAACTGACTCCTAACTTTTCATTACAAGATTAACTAAGACCACAAGGACTAGAATTTTGAATCATTAACATAGGCTAAAAGATCCAGGAAACAGACAAGATATACCATGCGGACACCGAAAGCCTTGGCGACACCAGCTGCAGTAACATCAGATGGTAATGGACCAAAACCTCCATATATGAAAACCTGTGGTAGCAATACACCCTTATATCAGTTAGAGAAAGTCTCAAATCAAATTGCATTTAAATATGTTTAATTCACAATCATATGTGTGTGCATACGCAGTTACGCACACATGTaaggggggagagagagagagacataaGGTATACCATATCAGTCATAGACTTTTGTCTCTCAACTTCATCCGCAACAGAATCAATCTGGAAGATGACCAAAGTGAAGTCAAACGCATGTAATGCATTTGAACAGAAAAGAATCTCAACAAATCATAAGCTCTTATAAAGGAAAGGGCTGCAAATAAGCATGTCTTGCtcgagaaagaagaagatgaaatcaGAAAGCATGGTGATGAATTTCCCAGCATTATGCAAGCACACAGAAGATGTTGAAAAATGCAACTTGTGCGAGGTGCAGGGGGGAATGTGCAAGGTGCAAGTGCAACCCACCAGTTTACATCTTAGCCAAATGAGTTAAAACTCATATATTTACATAGCAGAGGCCTATAGCTCAACGTATGATTCAGCAGCAGGACAAAGAGCATGAACAAAGTAAAAAACAAGAGGCGTCATATTAGAAAAACATACATCATTTCTGATAACAGCAACATGTGAAACAGCCCAGCCTATGGAATGAAGCTTTCTGGACAATATGGATCTCATTGGATCCTCAACTGTGCCAAACCTGAGCTATGGGAACAACACAAAAacattgtttacaaaacaaagagAATCACATATTCTAACCAGATAGTACAATAActagatagatagggttagcttTTAGAACAATGTTTGGAGAATATAGAGTTATTTTTTGGTGAGAAATACTAACTATGAATTAGTAAATGACAAATGCTGACCTAAGATTATTTCTAAGGCCCATTAAAAATTGTAACTTGCAAATTAAACACAAGTAAAATTTATCTAATCATTATTTTCTTGGCATAACTTGCAAAGTAAACAGGCCCTAAAGATACCTTTCTATTGACAGTGTTTTCCTATACAGAAGCAAGATGGAGGACCTCtgcatttaaatttaaattctcCATGAAACAAGTGCCACTAGTTTATAGATCTAGTTGTGTGTACAAATGCTAAATAAGGCGCGTTCAATCGATGCAACAGTCTCAGAAGATGGAGGAAATGTTGGCATAATAAAACCTATTTGTGGATACATTACACTAAATGTTAATAGAAAAATCGAAATTCCATGAATGAGTTATAACTAAACAAAAGTATATGGGGTCCATAACCAACTGCAACAAAACTAATTTATCATGGGAAAATAAGAATAACACATGCACACTTACACAAACACAACTACACAAGAACGACTGACTATTGAGCATACAAAATGTAGAAAAACGATAGCCAAACAAATCTAATACAAGCTAATAGACAAACGCTAAATGaggaaaaataattaatggatTAAGCAAGAAGACATTCAACCACAATTAGAACTTTTGAAGATAACATGCATCCCTATGGAGGCCAAGGCCGAAAAGAGTTTTCAAGATAGGAATGGACAACAAAGAACGCACAGGATTTCTTCACCCACAGCAATGACCGAGGCTGTAAACATGCTTTTCATGAAATAATCCTCATTTTTGAAGCCCTTAACAGCAGCAGACGATGGCTGAGAAATGAAACTTTTAGCTCTCCCAGCTCTTTCCAATCTTCCATCAGAAAGCATATAAGCAGGTTTAAATTTATCTTCACTGCTGGTGGATTTGCTCAGGGACAACAGTGCATTAGGAACTGTGTTATGAATGCTACCAATTGAAGTGTAACTGGAGAAAAAGTTATAGAAAAACAATTAGAACAATATCAAATACATAAAAagataaaagtaataaaagaaatgaaaattaaataccACAAACAATTTAGAGAACATGGCAGAATACAGTAAATTTAAAGACAAGATAAGACCAAAATCAAGGAGAGAACAACAAACACTAGAAAGATATTAGATTTTAACCAATTATTCAAAAGATGCATGCTAGCTactaaaaactactccctctgtctgcCATTTAAAGACACGTTTTGATATagcatggattttaagaaattgtttaactttataaaggaaatgagagaaaaagttagtggaatatgggtcccatttttgtatattaattttatagtagaatgtgagtgtaatgagttaatgGAGTATGAGACCCATTTACTAAATATGGAAAGGTACATGTGTCTTTAAATGGCGGCAACCCGAAACGGCAAAACATGTCATGTTTTGgaagatggagggagtagtattctTAGTAACTTGAGATTCAAAGGCCTACAGGCAATAAATTACCCTTGATCATAGAGACTGCAGTACGAGACCTTGCAAGTCAAGAGAAATTCCCAAACATCTCTGCAACACAATTAGTTAAAGGTTAGACATACACTTAAGGTAACAGACAACAAGAAGTTGTTCATCCTACAAAGAAATAAGTTCTAAATTTCCGGCATGATTATTGGGTAGCTTCCTCCCAAAATGAACAAGTAGCCAATAAGATGATAATTAAACTTAATCAAGCCATGCATTCCAAGTAATATAAACCACTAAGCACCTTTACCTAGATCCTCTATTAATCCTAATTTTGTGTCCATGTATGTGTGTATCGGTTTGGATTAATGGTAACAGTTTAATAAAACACCATTATATGCAACAATGTTGTATGATAATAATCTATTATAGCTTACGAACAGTTTAATATACATGTTTCTTTATGTTTCTAGATAACCGACTTACGATTAAAGAAACATTCATACTTTTTGAATACTTTTAAAAAAGGATAAAGAAAAAGAGCATACTCTAATCACCAGGTACATCTATTTTTATCCGAACTGAAGAAGTATTGAGTTGAAAGATATCAGAAAATATTTTGAAACCTTGCCACTATATGATGCAAAaatcttccactaactcataTATCTTTATAACTATATCATTCAGATACTACTAAACACTTACAAAAACTTGATACAACTTCAAAATAGAGGACCAACCTGTAAGACCAATCCAAGATGGGATTCACTCTCATGAATGGTGGCCAACCAGGTGAGCTAGGGGAGAACTGCTCTTGCCCTACCTAAAGATTATGGTAAATTAATCTCTAAAAATTCTGTTCTCTCATTCAAACTAATAGTGCATAGTCAACATCCATGCAGAGAGAAAGTGGAACACATACTGCAGTCGGATCACCAATTCGAACACCAAGAAAAAAAGCTCTAATGGGCTTAGCTTTTAAAAGAGCCTCCAGGCCAGATTTGAAATCTGAGCGGACAATGTCCATTTGCAATCTGAAACTATCAAGGTTGGAAAGAAAGTGTATAAATACTAAAAGGATAATATCATTAGAGGATGCAAAATAGGACTGTTGCACCTGTCGTCTATTTGCAAGAGAATAGAAAGAAATATAATCATATTGTGCCAtgcatatttataaattttactcTACTTTCATAATAACGGAAagaaaggaagaagcatgcagaGCTTCACGCAAAGCAACAAAGGAGAAAAAGATAAGAGAATCAGATAAagcggagagagagagagagagcatacATAGAAGCTGTTTCATAAGTGAAtgaattgagagagagagagagagcatacATAGAAGCTGTTTCATAAGTGAATGAATTGATTTCAGGGAAAACAGTTGGGCTCTCAAAATAAATTGTCCTTATTGGCAATGTGGTTTCACCATCTCCATGATTCCCAAAGGACTGATTCTTCCCAGCCATATGCAAATAATAGCCAGCCCTAAGAAGGTGCAACAAAACCTATAGAAAAGAGAACTATAGTATTACATATGTTTAGCATTCATGACAATAGACGTCTTAAGGTTGCATTTCTGTGGAGGAATATGGGGAAAGTACTTCAATTGGCTACATATTATTGCAACTTAACAGAATCAAATATTTGAACTGAGAATTATGGattgtaaataaattataaaaataatcattcaAGTGACTTTACTGGATTCCATCCCTCACTCCAAAAGTCCAAATGCAACCTAGGATTTTATTAGGGGGAAAAAGTGTTACTTACAGTTGAATCTTTCCCTCCATTGAAGCTTAAGGCAACCTCTTCAACACTGCCAATGAAAATATTCAGTTTTTAAATCTACTAAGAAAGTTGAAAACTTAGAATTGTGATGGGGAATGGGAGCATACGAGTAAAGTGCAAGAGCCCTTTGGATAACATAGATGGCATTGTTGTACTTTGTCTTCAACCTTTTATCATCGCATTCTTTAATTGCTCTGTCAATCTCCATCTCTGACTTATATGATTGAACCACTCTGAATTCAAGTGCCAAAATTATGCAACTCAATTAGCCTTCACAAGTGGAATTTT from Salvia splendens isolate huo1 chromosome 4, SspV2, whole genome shotgun sequence encodes the following:
- the LOC121799029 gene encoding S-adenosylmethionine synthase 3-like isoform X1, with the translated sequence MNLQLTYRENTADNRRSSPRQSAGNILRPLVSHYAASLILPHINLQISASSFARRSDMDTFLFTSESVNEGHPDKLCDQVSDAILDACLEQDPESKVACETCTKTNMVMVFGEITTKATVDYEKIVRDTCRGIGFTSPDVGLDADNCKVLVNIEQQSPDIAQGVHGHLTKKPEEIGAGDQGHMFGYATDETPELMPLTHVLATKLGAKLTEVRKNKTCAWLRPDGKTQVTVEYRNEGGAMVPIRVHTVLISTQHDETVTNDQIAADLKEHVIKPVIPEQYLDDKTIFHLNPSGRFVIGGPHGDAGLTGRKIIIDTYGGWGAHGGGAFSGKDPTKVDRSGAYIVRQAAKSIVASGLARRCIVQVSYAIGVAEPLSVFVDTYKTGTIPDKDILSLIKENFDFRPGMMAINLDLLRGGNFRYQKTAAYGHFGRDDPDFTWETVKVLKPKA
- the LOC121799029 gene encoding S-adenosylmethionine synthase 3-like isoform X2 — its product is MSDSIGFGSINTLASFQSLTTLLLSSFLISICRSRPLLLPEESITDASLIVISRSDMDTFLFTSESVNEGHPDKLCDQVSDAILDACLEQDPESKVACETCTKTNMVMVFGEITTKATVDYEKIVRDTCRGIGFTSPDVGLDADNCKVLVNIEQQSPDIAQGVHGHLTKKPEEIGAGDQGHMFGYATDETPELMPLTHVLATKLGAKLTEVRKNKTCAWLRPDGKTQVTVEYRNEGGAMVPIRVHTVLISTQHDETVTNDQIAADLKEHVIKPVIPEQYLDDKTIFHLNPSGRFVIGGPHGDAGLTGRKIIIDTYGGWGAHGGGAFSGKDPTKVDRSGAYIVRQAAKSIVASGLARRCIVQVSYAIGVAEPLSVFVDTYKTGTIPDKDILSLIKENFDFRPGMMAINLDLLRGGNFRYQKTAAYGHFGRDDPDFTWETVKVLKPKA
- the LOC121799028 gene encoding FAD synthase-like isoform X1 encodes the protein MEIDRAIKECDDKRLKTKYNNAIYVIQRALALYSVEEVALSFNGGKDSTVLLHLLRAGYYLHMAGKNQSFGNHGDGETTLPIRTIYFESPTVFPEINSFTYETASIFRLQMDIVRSDFKSGLEALLKAKPIRAFFLGVRIGDPTAVGQEQFSPSSPGWPPFMRVNPILDWSYRDVWEFLLTCKVSYCSLYDQGYTSIGSIHNTVPNALLSLSKSTSSEDKFKPAYMLSDGRLERAGRAKSFISQPSSAAVKGFKNEDYFMKSMFTASVIAVGEEILFGTVEDPMRSILSRKLHSIGWAVSHVAVIRNDIDSVADEVERQKSMTDMVFIYGGFGPLPSDVTAAGVAKAFGVRMALEKEFEECLQNLIGEKCTVERNEMAKLPEGITELLHHENLSLPLIKCQNVIILNATNVKELEQEWDCLIELMRSCGYLQMTGPFVSKRLATMLSDVEIAEPLSEICMEFPDLVIGGYRESRSGPVVVTFKGKDKARSSAAIAALRKKFHHGAFSEID
- the LOC121799028 gene encoding FAD synthase-like isoform X2, which codes for MEIDRAIKECDDKRLKTKYNNAIYVIQRALALYSVEEVALSFNGGKDSTVLLHLLRAGYYLHMAGKNQSFGNHGDGETTLPIRTIYFESPTVFPEINSFTYETASIFRLQMDIVRSDFKSGLEALLKAKPIRAFFLGVRIGDPTAVGQEQFSPSSPGWPPFMRVNPILDWSYRDVWEFLLTCKVSYCSLYDQGYTSIGSIHNTVPNALLSLSKSTSSEDKFKPAYMLSDGRLERAGRAKSFISQPSSAAVKGFKNEDYFMKSMFTASVIALRFGTVEDPMRSILSRKLHSIGWAVSHVAVIRNDIDSVADEVERQKSMTDMVFIYGGFGPLPSDVTAAGVAKAFGVRMALEKEFEECLQNLIGEKCTVERNEMAKLPEGITELLHHENLSLPLIKCQNVIILNATNVKELEQEWDCLIELMRSCGYLQMTGPFVSKRLATMLSDVEIAEPLSEICMEFPDLVIGGYRESRSGPVVVTFKGKDKARSSAAIAALRKKFHHGAFSEID
- the LOC121799028 gene encoding FAD synthase-like isoform X3, translating into MEIDRAIKECDDKRLKTKYNNAIYVIQRALALYSVEEVALSFNGGKDSTVLLHLLRAGYYLHMAGKNQSFGNHGDGETTLPIRTIYFESPTVFPEINSFTYETASIFRLQMDIVRSDFKSGLEALLKAKPIRAFFLGVRIGDPTAVGQEQFSPSSPGWPPFMRVNPILDWSYRDVWEFLLTCKVSYCSLYDQGYTSIGSIHNTVPNALLSLSKSTSSEDKFKPAYMLSDGRLERAGRAKSFISQPSSAAVKGFKNEDYFMKSMFTASVIAVGEEILFGTVEDPMRSILSRKLHSIGWAVSHVAVIRNDIDSVADEVERQKSMTDMVFIYGGFGPLPSDVTAAGVAKAFGVRMMAKLPEGITELLHHENLSLPLIKCQNVIILNATNVKELEQEWDCLIELMRSCGYLQMTGPFVSKRLATMLSDVEIAEPLSEICMEFPDLVIGGYRESRSGPVVVTFKGKDKARSSAAIAALRKKFHHGAFSEID